The genome window TGGCACTTTGCCGAAAAAGTTGTTTGGGGATAAAGTCCGTTTTTGGCCTGCTTTGGATGTCTTTCGATGTGTTTGCTAAGTAGTTACTTTTAATAGTtatcctgctgctgctgccgctgtccAACATAAATAACTCGTCTCCTCCTTGTCCAGTTCTGTCTGCCCAAGTGCTAAcaatctttgagatacttttacGGTACGCCCGTTTTGGGCAACGTGATGAATGAGCTGCCTGGAAGCCTCGAACGTAATTATATGCATGCCTCTGCTCTTAACACATGTAGATGACCGCAAAATATCTTAATCGGGGGCATGCTTCAACTTAATCCAGCCCTTGCGTGTGAGTTTGTGCGATTGTTTTGGGTTACTGATAGTCCAAGTTTATCGCATGCAAAACTTGCAAGCGGCACTTAAGCAAAAGGGTCAAATTGTTGTGAATTTATTGCTAAGAAAGAAGATTTAATTACTGGTGTAAGCTTCACTTAAAAGGCTTAAAGCATTGTTAGAAATTGTTCACTTATTGGCCGATGAGATTTGTCTCAATCAGAAAGCATGAAATTGTAGAAATAACTTAAACATTGTGTTTCATGTTTGATTATCTTTTATGAATGAATCGAGATGAATTGTGATACTCTTTGCATATGAATTCTCAGCTTTCGAAGACGAAGTGAGAgacaacataaaatatataaagtgaCTGCCAAAAGAGAATAATAATGTGTGAGAATAATAATGTGTAAAATAAAGACGGAATCTTTACTCATCAGCAGTTACTGATGATgataattttgttaataattcCGTTCATCTCTAATAATACAGTATAATTCCACACTACAGTCTTTTCCTTGTGCAATGTTGATGCTTCTCGTTCAATAATGagaattagaatatataaacCATGCACATGTCGTCGCCGCTTCTAATTTCATTATCAAGAATCGTCAATCAGAGAGGCGATAGAAAGTCGGCATTGCCTCGACATTGACACCATTTGCTATCGCCTTCTCTCCCGCTACGAACTTTTGAACTGAAACCACATCCGTTGATCACGTGTTAATCTCAAAATCAAACAGCACTCAGAAAAATATTCTCCGTCGatttaaattagatttttaGTTTCAAATTCATTGTTTTCGCAAGCAGtcgaaatattcaaaatgtgtacaataaaaaacaactcagtttttttcttaataataCCTCAATTATTCTTGGTGGCCACAGCTGCCTTTGAAGAGGTGAGAACATTTACCTAAACCAGTGCACACGAATGTTTAAACTCTCTTCTTATCAGACGTGCGAATCCGACcgagaaatggaaaaaaagtgccggattcataattataaaaccGTGAAACCTTTGCTTGATTATTTTAGACAGGTTAGAAATGAGTTAGAAGACAAAGAAATTAAggaaaataagttaaatgaattaaattcgGATCTTATGGAAAAGTATCatgaaattgtgaaaattcATGAAAAATTCATGAAGGACGCAGTTCTATTAgatgaatataaaaacaaagtaattAAAGGAGAAAACGAATTGCAATCGTGTCAAAGTAAAGTTGATAAATTCGAATATGAGATTAattcacaacaaaatattattgtgaaattaaaagGAGAATTAGCTGATAAATCCACCAACTTAGAAAATTGCgaacttcaattaaaatctTTCAATTCAAGCTTAAttgaaaaagatgaaaatataaagagaTTTAGTgagaatattcaaaataatactgAGCATCAGAAAACACTTGAAGTGCAATTGGAGAAGagtaaaactaaattaataaatcaagATAAAGATATTCAGTTATGCCAATCTGAAATTGATACATTAAATCGGACATCAGAAAACATCAGagaacaacataaaaaaattgaattgcaattaaaaaaaagcgaaactaAGATTATAGATAAAGTGAAAGAAAATCATTTATGTCGAGCTGAGGTTGCTACATTTAATAAGACTTTACTCAATAATCTTATCCCATCAAGTTGCTCTCCTTTTGGAGATTATCCTGGTGTTCATGAAATAAGAGTCTCTGGAGTTGGTTTCTTCGATGTTTTATGCGATAGTCAGTTAGCTGGACCTGGATGGATTGTAATACAACAACGAGTTGGTGGAAATGAGAGTTTTGAGAGGGATTGGGTAAGGTATCGCAAAGGTTTCGGTTCTTATAGGAGCGATTTCTTCCTCGGATTAGAGAAAATACATCGTATCACGAGTTTGCAGCGTCACGaactttacatacatttggttGCTCTGAATGGAAGTATCTACAACGCTCGTTATGACGACTTCAAAATATCTGACGAAGACAGTGGATATAAACTGAGTTTGGGTAAATTCAGTGGAACTATTAATGAGGATGCGATGAGAACTGCtgaaaacatgaaattcacaacattcGATCGCGACAACGACACATATAGTGATGGAAATTGCGCAGTTCAATACAATAGTGGCTGGTGGTACAGCAATTGTT of Drosophila nasuta strain 15112-1781.00 chromosome 3, ASM2355853v1, whole genome shotgun sequence contains these proteins:
- the LOC132790922 gene encoding fibrinogen-like protein 1, with product MCTIKNNSVFFLIIPQLFLVATAAFEETCESDREMEKKCRIHNYKTVKPLLDYFRQVRNELEDKEIKENKLNELNSDLMEKYHEIVKIHEKFMKDAVLLDEYKNKVIKGENELQSCQSKVDKFEYEINSQQNIIVKLKGELADKSTNLENCELQLKSFNSSLIEKDENIKRFSENIQNNTEHQKTLEVQLEKSKTKLINQDKDIQLCQSEIDTLNRTSENIREQHKKIELQLKKSETKIIDKVKENHLCRAEVATFNKTLLNNLIPSSCSPFGDYPGVHEIRVSGVGFFDVLCDSQLAGPGWIVIQQRVGGNESFERDWVRYRKGFGSYRSDFFLGLEKIHRITSLQRHELYIHLVALNGSIYNARYDDFKISDEDSGYKLSLGKFSGTINEDAMRTAENMKFTTFDRDNDTYSDGNCAVQYNSGWWYSNCYNCNLNALYGSNLNWYKRNLLKETIMLIRPKKTMKK